The following proteins are encoded in a genomic region of Vibrio spartinae:
- a CDS encoding AMP-binding protein, protein MLNKGHQTHTDNSTLRTPYECMLHWAESRPDDIYLKQIRHRRFETYTFAQVADHAQRLVSALHDLNLKPGDRVAIISKNCAEWFICDLAIMLGGFVSVPIFPTAKEDTIDYCLTHSECKAAFIGKLDDMTAVMDILNNQPDLISISLPYDSTPHCQYQYNQLIHDHPPTTDKPQHDEQSLMSIVYTSGTSGTPKGAMLSYGGFAWSVSQLSQCIGIESHDRLFSYLPLAHITERVYIFGSSIFSGAQTAFPESLDTFIEDVKMHCPTLFISVPRLWTLFQQRILDTLPQKRLDLLLKIPLIRTIIRNKVAHALGLNKARVLGCGSAPVSPELLLWYDKLGLKITEAWGMSESFAYSTLNYPYQKSKVGTVGLAGPGVTLKIAEEGEVLVQSKGLFTGYYKNEQATREVLTDDGWLKTGDIGKIDSEGYLSLLGRKNDTFKTAKGKFVSPVPIEKKLYQTSRVEMLCLIGLGLPGPILLVVPHDIPNFNKARYERSAKRIIETLNQELQSHEQIRGVLMVKDVWRIENGILTPTLKIKRHLLEQQYHQLGLHWPKDKLVVWEDAISENHPYG, encoded by the coding sequence ATGCTCAACAAAGGACATCAAACCCATACCGATAACAGTACATTAAGAACACCTTACGAATGTATGCTCCACTGGGCTGAATCGCGACCCGATGATATCTATCTGAAACAGATCAGACATCGCCGCTTTGAGACATATACATTTGCTCAAGTGGCCGACCATGCGCAAAGGTTGGTCAGTGCATTACATGATCTCAACCTGAAACCCGGGGACCGCGTCGCAATCATTTCTAAAAACTGTGCTGAATGGTTTATTTGTGATCTGGCAATTATGCTGGGCGGTTTTGTCAGCGTACCAATTTTTCCAACTGCCAAAGAAGACACCATCGATTATTGCCTCACTCACAGTGAGTGCAAAGCAGCGTTCATTGGCAAGCTGGATGACATGACCGCCGTGATGGACATTTTGAACAACCAACCTGATTTGATCAGCATTTCTCTCCCATACGATAGTACACCACACTGCCAGTATCAGTACAACCAACTGATTCACGATCACCCCCCCACAACCGACAAGCCGCAGCATGATGAACAATCGCTGATGTCAATTGTATACACATCCGGTACATCCGGTACCCCCAAAGGTGCGATGTTAAGTTATGGTGGTTTCGCTTGGTCTGTGAGCCAGTTAAGTCAGTGTATCGGAATCGAGAGCCATGATCGGCTTTTCTCATATCTGCCGTTGGCTCATATTACAGAACGCGTTTATATTTTTGGCTCTTCTATCTTCTCCGGTGCGCAAACCGCGTTTCCGGAGTCCCTCGATACGTTTATCGAAGATGTCAAAATGCATTGCCCGACACTATTTATTTCAGTCCCTCGGTTATGGACACTTTTTCAGCAACGCATTCTGGATACCCTTCCACAAAAACGGCTTGATCTGCTCCTCAAGATCCCATTGATTCGAACCATCATCCGCAATAAAGTCGCCCATGCATTAGGCCTGAACAAAGCGAGAGTGCTTGGCTGCGGTTCGGCACCGGTCTCTCCTGAACTGTTGCTTTGGTATGATAAGCTGGGTCTGAAGATTACGGAGGCTTGGGGAATGAGTGAGTCCTTCGCTTACTCAACACTCAACTACCCTTATCAAAAATCCAAAGTCGGTACGGTCGGCCTCGCCGGTCCGGGCGTTACTCTCAAGATAGCGGAAGAAGGTGAAGTTTTAGTTCAGAGTAAAGGGTTATTTACCGGTTACTACAAAAATGAACAGGCAACCCGTGAAGTCTTAACCGATGATGGCTGGCTGAAAACGGGTGATATTGGCAAAATTGATTCAGAAGGTTACCTGTCCCTTCTGGGGAGAAAAAACGATACGTTCAAAACAGCGAAAGGTAAATTTGTCTCTCCGGTTCCCATTGAGAAAAAACTCTATCAAACCAGCCGTGTTGAAATGCTATGTCTCATCGGTTTAGGTCTACCCGGACCGATCCTGTTGGTTGTCCCGCATGATATCCCCAATTTCAATAAAGCCCGCTATGAACGTTCAGCCAAACGTATCATCGAAACGCTCAATCAAGAGTTGCAATCTCATGAGCAAATCAGAGGGGTATTAATGGTGAAAGATGTCTGGCGTATTGAGAATGGTATTCTGACGCCAACACTCAAGATCAAAAGGCACTTGCTGGAACAACAGTATCACCAACTGGGATTACACTGGCCAAAAGATAAGCTTGTGGTATGGGAAGACGCAATCTCCGAAAATCATCCATATGGCTGA
- a CDS encoding DUF1127 domain-containing protein, with amino-acid sequence MNVIVNKIQPPLIDTYRFWVKNIYSLIKQWQRNYQTRQQLSELPEHLLEDIGLTREDAHTECQKSFWD; translated from the coding sequence ATGAACGTTATTGTCAATAAAATTCAACCGCCTTTGATTGATACTTATCGTTTTTGGGTTAAGAATATCTACTCTTTGATAAAACAATGGCAGCGCAATTATCAGACACGCCAACAATTATCAGAATTGCCGGAACATCTGTTGGAAGACATTGGTCTGACCCGGGAAGATGCTCACACCGAGTGTCAAAAATCTTTCTGGGATTAA
- a CDS encoding LysR substrate-binding domain-containing protein, whose translation MKSRLPPLQSVYYFYMAAQAGSFKIASEQLFVSAAAISQQIRQLEEWLKCELFIRQHRRVHLTTEGQILYKYAQKGFSELYAGIQHLTQDSSPNQLSISTHPAFAQHWLVPKLQEFRQIHPDIILLIDPKDALVTFQDDSVDLCIRYGQGNYENLTSIKLMDEVLYPVCHPLYQKQHRIESVNDLYRVDLIEDMIPDMSWELWLNSIGAPTGRPTLQYEGSLFVLEGALAVQGVALMKHTLAHRYIQEGKLIRIGHQAIRSRYSYYICAPESYLQRKKVKVFIAWIQEQIATFTLSGLNELDIIEQTIIERT comes from the coding sequence GTGAAAAGTCGCCTACCTCCTTTACAATCTGTCTATTATTTTTACATGGCGGCACAAGCAGGCAGCTTCAAAATTGCGTCCGAGCAGCTCTTTGTCAGTGCCGCTGCAATCAGCCAGCAAATTCGTCAACTAGAAGAGTGGTTAAAGTGTGAATTGTTCATTCGTCAGCACAGGCGAGTCCATCTGACAACAGAAGGACAGATCCTATATAAATATGCTCAAAAAGGGTTTTCCGAACTCTATGCTGGAATACAACATCTAACGCAGGATTCGTCACCGAATCAGCTCTCGATTTCCACTCATCCGGCTTTCGCCCAACACTGGCTTGTTCCCAAACTTCAAGAGTTCAGACAAATACATCCAGATATCATACTGCTGATCGATCCAAAAGATGCATTGGTGACATTTCAGGATGATTCAGTTGATCTCTGTATTCGTTATGGACAAGGGAACTATGAAAACCTGACCAGTATCAAATTGATGGATGAAGTGCTCTATCCCGTATGCCATCCTCTCTATCAAAAACAGCATCGCATCGAATCAGTGAATGATTTATATCGTGTTGACTTAATTGAAGATATGATTCCAGATATGAGTTGGGAGCTATGGTTGAACTCTATCGGTGCTCCAACCGGGCGTCCAACCCTTCAATATGAGGGGTCGCTGTTTGTGCTGGAAGGGGCATTAGCCGTACAAGGTGTTGCCCTGATGAAACACACGCTGGCTCATCGCTATATTCAGGAAGGAAAACTCATTCGGATAGGGCATCAAGCCATCCGCTCTCGTTACAGTTACTATATCTGTGCCCCAGAAAGTTACCTGCAAAGAAAAAAGGTCAAAGTCTTCATTGCTTGGATACAAGAACAAATCGCAACTTTCACTCTTTCCGGTTTAAACGAGCTTGATATTATTGAACAGACCATCATCGAACGTACATAA
- the fusA gene encoding elongation factor G: MADLSKYRNIGIFAHVDAGKTTTTERILKLTGKIHRTGEVHDGESTTDFMEQEAERGITIQSAAVTCEWKNHRLNVIDTPGHVDFTVEVYRSLKVLDGGIGVFCGSGGVEPQSETNWRYANESEVSRLIFVNKLDRMGADFFRVIEQVKSVLAATPLVMTLPIGREDEFVGVVDVLSRQAYVWDDTGLPENYEIKDVPADMVDQVEEYREYLIETAVEQDDDLMMAYMDGEEPSIEDIKRCIRKGTRDLVFFPTYCGSAFKNKGVQLVLDAVVDYLPNPTEVDPQELTDPQTGEPTGEVAKVDAAEPLKALAFKIMDDRFGALTFIRIYSGVMKKGDTILNSATGKTERIGRMVEMQADDRTEITSAQAGDIIAVVGMKNVQTGHTLCDPKHECTLEPMIFPTPVISIAVSPKDKGSTEKMGIAIGKMVAEDPSFQVETDEDSGETILKGMGELHLDIKVDILKRTYGVDLEVGAPQVAYRETITKEIEDSYTHKKQSGGSGQFGKIDYRIKPGEPNSGFSFKSTVVGGNVPKEFWPAIEKGFEGMMEHGVLAGFPTLDVEVELFDGGFHAVDSSAIAFEIAAKGAFRQSMPKAGAQLLEPIMKVDVFSPDDNVGDVIGDLNRRRGMIKDQQAGATGVRIKADVPLSEMFGYIGTLRTMTSGRGQFSMEFEKYAACPANVAEKVIAEVKERNAKK; encoded by the coding sequence ATGGCAGATTTATCGAAATACAGAAACATTGGTATTTTCGCGCACGTTGACGCGGGTAAAACCACTACCACTGAGCGTATTCTTAAGCTTACTGGTAAAATCCATAGAACTGGTGAGGTTCACGATGGTGAATCTACTACGGACTTCATGGAACAGGAAGCAGAGCGCGGTATTACTATCCAATCAGCTGCGGTAACTTGTGAGTGGAAAAACCACCGTCTAAACGTTATCGATACTCCTGGACACGTTGACTTTACAGTAGAAGTATACCGTTCACTGAAAGTTCTTGATGGCGGTATCGGTGTATTCTGTGGTTCTGGTGGTGTTGAACCACAATCAGAAACCAACTGGCGTTACGCGAACGAATCAGAAGTATCTCGTCTGATCTTCGTAAACAAACTGGACCGCATGGGTGCAGACTTCTTCCGCGTTATTGAGCAAGTGAAGAGTGTACTGGCTGCGACTCCTCTGGTAATGACTTTGCCTATCGGCCGCGAAGATGAATTCGTCGGCGTTGTTGACGTATTATCTCGTCAAGCGTATGTATGGGATGACACAGGTCTGCCAGAAAACTACGAAATCAAAGATGTTCCAGCAGATATGGTTGATCAGGTAGAAGAATATCGTGAGTACCTGATTGAAACTGCTGTTGAGCAAGACGACGATCTAATGATGGCTTACATGGACGGCGAAGAACCTTCTATCGAAGACATCAAACGTTGTATCCGTAAAGGGACACGTGACCTAGTATTTTTCCCAACTTACTGTGGTTCTGCATTTAAGAACAAAGGTGTTCAGCTGGTTCTGGACGCAGTTGTTGATTATCTGCCAAACCCAACAGAAGTTGATCCGCAGGAACTGACTGATCCACAAACTGGTGAACCAACTGGCGAAGTGGCAAAAGTAGACGCAGCAGAACCTTTGAAAGCGCTGGCATTCAAGATCATGGATGACCGCTTCGGTGCTCTGACTTTCATCCGTATCTACTCAGGTGTGATGAAGAAAGGTGATACCATTCTCAACTCTGCAACTGGTAAAACAGAGCGTATCGGCCGTATGGTTGAGATGCAGGCTGATGACCGTACTGAAATCACTTCAGCACAAGCGGGTGATATCATCGCAGTTGTTGGTATGAAGAACGTTCAGACCGGTCACACGCTGTGTGATCCAAAACACGAATGTACACTTGAGCCAATGATCTTCCCAACACCGGTAATCTCTATCGCGGTTTCTCCGAAAGATAAAGGTTCTACTGAGAAAATGGGTATCGCGATCGGTAAGATGGTTGCAGAAGATCCATCATTCCAGGTTGAAACTGATGAAGATTCAGGCGAAACCATCCTGAAAGGTATGGGCGAACTTCACCTGGACATCAAAGTAGACATCCTGAAACGGACTTACGGCGTTGATCTGGAAGTGGGAGCACCTCAGGTTGCTTACCGTGAAACGATTACCAAAGAAATCGAAGACAGCTACACGCACAAGAAACAGTCTGGTGGTTCTGGTCAGTTCGGTAAGATCGACTACCGTATCAAACCAGGTGAGCCAAACTCTGGCTTCTCGTTCAAATCAACTGTTGTTGGTGGTAACGTCCCTAAAGAATTCTGGCCTGCAATCGAGAAAGGCTTCGAAGGTATGATGGAGCACGGTGTTCTGGCTGGCTTCCCGACTTTGGACGTTGAAGTTGAACTGTTCGACGGTGGCTTCCACGCAGTGGATTCATCTGCAATCGCATTTGAAATCGCAGCGAAAGGCGCATTCCGTCAGTCAATGCCAAAAGCCGGCGCACAGCTTCTTGAGCCAATCATGAAAGTTGACGTGTTCTCACCAGACGATAACGTTGGTGATGTCATCGGTGACCTGAACCGTCGTCGTGGTATGATCAAAGACCAACAAGCTGGTGCAACTGGCGTACGGATCAAAGCAGACGTTCCTCTTTCAGAGATGTTCGGCTACATCGGTACACTGCGTACTATGACGTCAGGTCGTGGTCAGTTCTCTATGGAGTTCGAAAAATACGCAGCATGTCCAGCAAACGTTGCTGAGAAAGTTATCGCTGAAGTTAAAGAACGTAACGCGAAGAAGTAA
- the radA gene encoding DNA repair protein RadA translates to MAKTKRAYVCNDCGADFPRWQGQCNACGAWNTITEVRLAASPQVSRNERLSGYAGDVTEAKVQTLADIDLQEVPRFTCGFKELDRVLGGGVVPGAAILIGGNPGAGKSTLLLQVMCYLASGVSTLYVTGEESLQQVAMRASRLGLPKDRLRMLSETSVDRICQIAEQEQPKVMVIDSIQVMHVADVQSSPGSVSQVRESATALTRYAKQNHVALFIVGHVTKDGTLAGPKVLEHIIDCSVLLDGGTDSRFRTLRSHKNRFGAVNELGVFAMTGQGMREVSNPSAIFLSRGEEETSGSSVMVVWEGTRPLLVEIQALVDYSQLANPRRVAVGLEQNRLSLLLAVLHKHGGLMMADQDVFVNVVGGVKVTETSADLALVMALLSSFRDRALPKDVVIFGEVGLAGEIRPVPSGQERLNEAFKHGFKKAIIPHANMPKGGIEGMQIHAVKKLADAIQAFDEL, encoded by the coding sequence ATGGCGAAGACAAAAAGAGCATACGTTTGTAATGATTGTGGTGCGGATTTTCCTCGCTGGCAAGGGCAATGTAATGCATGTGGCGCATGGAATACCATTACGGAAGTCCGGTTGGCTGCCTCTCCTCAGGTTTCTCGGAATGAGCGATTGAGTGGTTATGCAGGTGACGTGACTGAAGCCAAAGTTCAAACATTGGCTGATATTGACCTACAAGAAGTGCCTCGTTTTACCTGTGGGTTTAAAGAATTAGACCGTGTTTTGGGTGGGGGGGTCGTTCCCGGTGCTGCAATCCTGATTGGTGGCAATCCGGGGGCTGGGAAATCAACGTTATTGTTACAGGTCATGTGCTATCTCGCCAGTGGGGTTTCGACGCTGTATGTCACCGGTGAGGAGTCGCTCCAGCAGGTTGCAATGCGAGCTTCTCGTTTAGGATTGCCGAAAGATCGGCTCCGAATGTTATCTGAAACCAGTGTTGATCGAATCTGCCAGATTGCAGAACAAGAGCAGCCGAAGGTTATGGTGATTGACTCGATTCAAGTGATGCATGTTGCTGATGTTCAGTCATCACCGGGCAGTGTCTCTCAAGTCCGGGAATCAGCCACGGCATTAACTCGTTATGCGAAACAAAATCATGTTGCGCTATTTATTGTCGGCCACGTAACAAAAGATGGAACGTTGGCAGGGCCGAAAGTGCTTGAACATATTATTGACTGCTCAGTGTTATTGGATGGCGGGACAGACAGTCGCTTCAGAACGCTCAGAAGTCACAAAAACCGCTTTGGGGCTGTGAACGAGCTGGGCGTTTTTGCGATGACCGGGCAAGGTATGAGAGAAGTCAGTAATCCCTCTGCTATATTTTTATCCAGAGGTGAAGAAGAAACATCCGGTAGTTCTGTCATGGTGGTCTGGGAAGGCACGCGCCCACTCTTGGTCGAGATTCAAGCGCTGGTGGACTACTCACAACTTGCGAACCCGCGCCGGGTGGCTGTCGGCCTTGAGCAAAACCGTCTTTCTTTACTTCTGGCTGTTTTACATAAGCACGGTGGTCTGATGATGGCTGATCAAGATGTGTTTGTGAATGTCGTCGGTGGCGTGAAAGTGACCGAAACCAGTGCGGATCTGGCACTGGTGATGGCATTATTATCGAGTTTTCGAGACCGGGCTTTACCCAAAGATGTGGTCATTTTTGGTGAAGTCGGGCTCGCGGGAGAGATCCGTCCTGTGCCGAGTGGACAGGAGCGGTTAAATGAAGCTTTTAAACATGGGTTTAAAAAAGCCATTATTCCTCATGCAAATATGCCGAAAGGTGGTATTGAAGGGATGCAAATCCATGCGGTGAAAAAATTGGCCGATGCGATTCAGGCATTTGATGAGCTTTAA
- a CDS encoding PilZ domain-containing protein, translating to MQKTEIRSIAEKLIPAYKSEDFEKILSQMTEGEQPSVKLLVKMELNRVMGPCTKIVDLRGRVQGECREYLLNGLHHWLDDVAFNDYYKYIKKFGGYTEGVWEALYNTRNNFRIMKERNADNQPSLTDSESPFEVETIQLGYDLKRRENRMKLASQVDIMLSNGQPIVAVTLDFSPSGAKIKVPAAFDYKLGESIQLHFLELEQKHPHLEGLQSPIEYRILGIDESLENDAVKFLRLIKLTETQVIEQVIQEHLFNETQKARHDNQDKIMRARTRAYEHTFLKHACQLPVFFEGDELKVVLLTESNHNIWQYWHDERNQQSLGNLFNQQRMSLLAKQGVSVSSNTLYTFKHDYQEKCLFFSMMKSETTPELRKLFWHIGAKKESWRAFRVSMFELSAQERESLTTESPELTKHLSSLTHCGILQEIGNPETAADYLLVDKPKMASSELNIFRHPRKVNGYPISIFFDARSQRKEPRYRLSSPVSIETAQGDVISGKTIDLSKRGVYITLETPVVLKVGDPINVDFIELKLYNKKLPLAQVPYQVARITPNGQRIQLSIQEDSQTIKIIRFFSRLIESNRDKLIENDEIRPSLALLEGLHHILLDKIVCSPIFVERQGAYLKTTAIGVRSPLASYQVLLAKLGHREGYMSLDPIFKGHSNTLIAQPMKHVDGAQPHHFDIYFSVKKFGSRIQSIETRLLSDFTTTQERISFIQESLVMGDIYILRYCAIAVFHPVATLLRSDLDELSLISIHHAKTIEKSIASIVGYGEFFDITEEVLLRLEVN from the coding sequence ATGCAAAAAACAGAAATTAGATCTATCGCGGAAAAATTAATTCCAGCTTATAAGTCAGAGGATTTTGAAAAAATTCTGTCACAGATGACGGAAGGTGAACAGCCCTCTGTCAAATTACTTGTAAAAATGGAGCTGAATCGAGTCATGGGCCCTTGCACCAAGATCGTCGATCTCCGTGGACGTGTTCAGGGTGAATGTCGAGAATATCTCCTTAATGGCCTGCATCACTGGCTCGATGACGTCGCTTTCAATGACTATTACAAATATATCAAAAAATTTGGCGGTTATACCGAAGGTGTATGGGAAGCACTTTATAATACCCGTAATAATTTTCGGATTATGAAAGAGAGAAATGCCGACAACCAACCCAGCCTTACCGATTCAGAGAGTCCTTTTGAAGTAGAAACAATTCAATTAGGCTACGATCTGAAGCGCAGAGAAAACCGGATGAAGCTAGCTTCACAGGTTGATATCATGTTATCAAATGGGCAGCCGATTGTTGCTGTTACACTCGATTTCTCTCCTTCTGGGGCAAAAATCAAAGTGCCTGCGGCATTTGATTATAAACTGGGAGAAAGCATCCAGCTTCATTTCTTGGAACTTGAGCAAAAACACCCGCACCTTGAAGGCCTCCAATCGCCAATCGAGTATCGTATACTCGGTATCGATGAATCTCTTGAAAATGATGCGGTAAAGTTTCTTCGGCTGATCAAACTGACTGAAACACAGGTAATCGAGCAAGTTATTCAAGAGCACCTGTTCAATGAAACTCAGAAAGCGCGCCATGATAATCAAGATAAAATCATGCGGGCCAGAACCCGAGCCTACGAACATACATTTCTGAAGCATGCTTGCCAGCTCCCGGTGTTTTTTGAAGGCGATGAGCTCAAAGTTGTTCTTTTGACCGAAAGCAACCACAATATCTGGCAGTATTGGCATGATGAAAGAAATCAGCAATCGCTGGGCAATCTGTTTAACCAGCAACGAATGTCGCTGCTTGCAAAACAAGGTGTGAGCGTAAGTAGTAATACTCTCTATACCTTTAAACATGACTATCAAGAAAAATGTTTGTTTTTTTCCATGATGAAGTCAGAAACGACTCCCGAATTGCGCAAATTATTTTGGCACATTGGTGCAAAAAAGGAATCGTGGCGAGCTTTCCGAGTTTCAATGTTTGAGCTCAGCGCTCAGGAACGGGAAAGTCTTACCACAGAATCACCGGAGCTGACGAAGCACCTTTCATCACTGACTCACTGTGGAATATTGCAAGAAATCGGTAATCCAGAAACCGCTGCAGATTACCTGCTGGTCGATAAACCGAAAATGGCCAGCAGTGAATTAAATATTTTCCGTCACCCAAGAAAAGTGAATGGTTATCCTATTTCAATCTTCTTTGATGCCCGCTCTCAGCGCAAGGAGCCCCGCTATCGGCTGAGCTCTCCGGTCTCAATCGAAACCGCTCAAGGCGATGTCATCAGCGGTAAAACCATTGATCTGTCCAAACGGGGCGTTTACATCACCCTTGAAACTCCCGTTGTCCTGAAGGTCGGGGATCCGATCAATGTCGATTTTATTGAACTCAAACTCTATAACAAGAAATTACCGCTGGCTCAGGTCCCCTATCAAGTCGCCCGAATCACACCAAATGGTCAGCGTATTCAGCTCTCCATTCAAGAAGATAGTCAAACTATAAAAATCATTCGTTTTTTCAGCCGCTTAATTGAAAGTAACCGAGATAAGTTAATCGAAAATGACGAAATACGCCCCTCCTTAGCACTACTTGAGGGGCTGCATCATATTCTCTTGGATAAGATTGTCTGCTCACCGATTTTTGTCGAACGACAGGGCGCTTATCTCAAAACCACAGCAATTGGGGTCCGTAGTCCACTCGCATCCTATCAGGTGTTGCTGGCAAAACTCGGGCATAGGGAAGGCTATATGTCTCTAGATCCGATTTTCAAAGGACATAGTAATACCCTGATCGCGCAACCAATGAAACATGTTGACGGCGCACAACCTCACCATTTTGATATTTATTTCTCCGTCAAGAAATTCGGGAGTCGGATTCAGTCGATTGAAACGCGCTTGTTATCTGATTTTACAACCACCCAAGAACGAATCTCCTTCATTCAGGAATCATTAGTGATGGGTGATATTTATATTCTCAGGTATTGTGCAATCGCGGTATTCCATCCAGTGGCAACATTACTACGTTCCGATCTGGATGAGTTGTCACTGATTAGTATCCATCATGCCAAAACCATCGAAAAATCGATTGCTTCGATCGTCGGTTATGGTGAATTTTTTGATATTACCGAAGAAGTGCTACTCCGTCTGGAAGTCAACTAA
- the serB gene encoding phosphoserine phosphatase: MNSQKTLLITQKTALAEQLQQRIQNVQANWILYSASLSPDFFTQLDELTGMLNPINRIWRVGHYDVALMASDLTISHEKILQQLQVDYARVEALPDLSQPGLLLMDMDSTAIQIECIDEIAKLAGVGTEVSAVTERAMQGELDFEQSLRQRVAQLTGADANILAQVRAVLPLMPELRELISALKDFGWRTAIASGGFTYFSDYLQEMLALDFAQSNVLEIVDGQLTGEVLGEVVSAQTKADILRSLTTQYGLQSANTVAVGDGANDLVMMDAAGLGIAFHAKPKVEAQAQSAIRYAQLGGILCILSASLVLQS; the protein is encoded by the coding sequence ATGAACTCGCAAAAGACATTGTTAATCACACAAAAGACGGCACTCGCTGAACAGTTACAGCAACGGATACAAAATGTTCAGGCGAACTGGATTTTATACAGTGCCTCCCTGTCTCCTGATTTTTTTACTCAGCTTGATGAATTAACCGGCATGTTGAATCCGATCAATCGGATTTGGCGGGTTGGTCACTATGATGTCGCTTTAATGGCAAGTGATTTAACCATCTCTCATGAAAAGATCCTTCAACAGTTGCAGGTTGATTATGCCCGTGTCGAAGCGCTCCCCGATTTAAGTCAACCGGGTTTGTTACTCATGGATATGGACTCGACAGCCATTCAGATTGAATGCATTGATGAGATCGCCAAACTGGCCGGGGTTGGAACAGAAGTCTCAGCAGTCACAGAGCGAGCAATGCAGGGAGAGCTTGATTTTGAGCAGAGTCTCCGTCAGCGTGTTGCTCAGTTAACCGGTGCGGATGCGAATATTCTCGCACAGGTTCGGGCGGTTCTCCCTTTGATGCCGGAATTACGCGAGTTGATCTCGGCATTAAAAGATTTCGGTTGGCGAACCGCGATTGCGTCCGGTGGGTTTACTTATTTCTCTGATTACCTGCAAGAGATGCTTGCGCTGGATTTCGCGCAGTCTAATGTACTGGAAATTGTCGATGGTCAACTGACGGGTGAGGTGTTAGGTGAGGTTGTTTCTGCGCAGACCAAAGCCGACATTTTACGCAGTCTGACGACGCAGTATGGTCTTCAATCAGCCAATACAGTTGCGGTTGGTGATGGTGCCAATGATTTGGTGATGATGGATGCTGCCGGATTGGGAATTGCGTTCCATGCGAAACCGAAAGTCGAAGCTCAGGCTCAGTCGGCGATTCGCTATGCGCAGTTGGGCGGCATCCTCTGTATTTTATCAGCAAGTTTGGTATTACAGTCTTAA
- a CDS encoding YtjB family periplasmic protein — protein MSGSLFSLRVVLRIIAVLSVVMMFVFTAENSVMISKGNEKIQTNQLETLTKLLISQASLTASSFLAEQDEEKLKSLTNQLARNRLVFDATIYDAEGVQIAASDSALSVRDVLGLDTPLKTASIGRQQLVEPVLHDNNVIGFIRITFETGKVTAISDHHYRKSDRYMYLMILASFTSGILLTLLLGRQKRRARQGENLLLKNAG, from the coding sequence ATGAGTGGTTCCCTGTTCTCGCTACGTGTAGTTCTACGCATCATTGCAGTCCTCAGTGTTGTCATGATGTTTGTCTTTACCGCTGAAAACAGCGTGATGATCAGTAAAGGCAATGAGAAAATTCAGACTAATCAGCTGGAGACTCTGACCAAACTATTGATCTCACAGGCCTCGCTCACGGCCAGTAGCTTTTTAGCGGAGCAGGATGAAGAGAAACTAAAATCTCTGACCAATCAACTGGCGCGTAATCGATTAGTATTTGACGCAACGATTTATGATGCGGAAGGTGTGCAAATTGCCGCAAGCGACTCGGCACTCAGCGTGAGAGATGTCTTAGGTCTGGATACACCGCTGAAAACAGCAAGCATTGGCAGGCAACAATTGGTTGAACCGGTGTTACACGATAACAACGTGATCGGTTTCATTCGCATTACTTTTGAAACGGGAAAAGTAACGGCTATATCTGATCACCATTACCGGAAAAGTGATCGTTATATGTATTTAATGATCTTGGCAAGCTTTACCAGCGGTATTCTGCTGACTCTATTACTCGGTCGTCAAAAAAGACGCGCCCGTCAAGGTGAAAATTTACTGTTAAAAAATGCAGGGTGA